The sequence CTTGATCCAGCAGTTCGACGGCAACAACGTTCCAGTAACCATCCGCGGCTAGTAACTAGCCTCGAAGCAACTTAGCCCCTCAAGGATTTCCTTGAGGGGCTAAGTCTTTAAGTGGACGGCTATCTTTTTTTCTTACCCAAGATTTCTAGGCCCAATCCCACTAGAGCACCAAGGCCTATCCCAATTGCTAGGTTGCCGATTATGATCCCCACCGCAATACCAAACGTGGTGGCAAGGGCGAATCTGGTGCCAAAAGCTCTTCTTCTAGGCGCCAAGAGTACCCAGGTAGAGACCGATCACTGCAGGGTCATTCAGTAGCTCCCTACCGGTGCCTGTGACGGCGTCTTTACCTTGATCAAGCACATAAGCCCGGTCAGAAATTTGTAGGCAGCGTCTAGCGTTCTGCTCGACCATGATGCAGGTGACCCCGGCCTTATTGATATCTGAAACTCTCAAAAAAGCCTCGTCCTGACGAACTGGGCTCAGACCGGCTGAAGGTTCGTCCAAAAGCAACACTGCAGGGTTCATCATGAGCGCCCGCCCCATAGCAACCATCTGGCGCTCCCCGCCAGATAGGGAGCCAGCTCGTTGCTTCAATCGCTTGCCGAGTTCAGCAAAAATGGAGACTACGAATTCCAAGCGCTCTTTATAGTGGCTGGGATCCTGGTAGATACCCATTTGCAGGTTCTCTTCAATGCTCAGCGAGGGAAAGACGTTATTGGACTGCGGGATGAACCCGACACCTTTTGAGACCAGTTGATTCGCTTTCAGGCCAATGATGCTCTCGCCATTGAGATTGATTTCACCTTCGCGAACTTTTACGAGCCCGAAGATGGCTTTCAGAAGGGTTGATTTCCCGGCACCATTGGGACCGATGATTCCAATCAGCTCACCCTTATCAGCATAAAAGTTTGTGCCATTCAAGATGTTGACTCCGGGAAGGTATCCGGCATAAAGGTCTTTTACTTCCACAACCAGAGTCATTTTTCGTCCTCTTCAGTAATGATGTTGATTCGACCAGTCACGACACCTAGATCGGTGTCTTGGTGGGCACCGAGGTAGGCGTCAATCACGGCCTGCTCTCTCATGACGCTTTCTGGTGGCCCCTCGGCCACAACTTTGCCCTCAGCCATCACTACCACCCAGTCGGCGATGTGACGGACCATGTGCATGTCGTGCTCCACAAATAAAACGGTCATCCCCTCTTTTTTGAGGTTTAGCACGTGGTCCAATAAAGACTGGGTCAGGGCCGGGTTAACCCCGGCCATCGGCTCATCTAGCATCACTAGAACCGGGTCGGTCATTAGCGCTCTTGCCATCTCTAGCAACTTTCGCTGACCACCTGAGAGTGATGCAGCAAAGTCTTTTTCCTTGCCATCCAGCTTGAAACGCTCTAGTAACTTGCGAGCCTTCAGCTCGATTTCGGCATCTTGTTTCCGCCAGAGAGCGGGGACCAAAGAGCGCAGCAGAGATTCACCCTTTTGATT is a genomic window of Candidatus Aquiluna sp. UB-MaderosW2red containing:
- a CDS encoding ABC transporter ATP-binding protein yields the protein MTLVVEVKDLYAGYLPGVNILNGTNFYADKGELIGIIGPNGAGKSTLLKAIFGLVKVREGEINLNGESIIGLKANQLVSKGVGFIPQSNNVFPSLSIEENLQMGIYQDPSHYKERLEFVVSIFAELGKRLKQRAGSLSGGERQMVAMGRALMMNPAVLLLDEPSAGLSPVRQDEAFLRVSDINKAGVTCIMVEQNARRCLQISDRAYVLDQGKDAVTGTGRELLNDPAVIGLYLGTLGA
- a CDS encoding ABC transporter ATP-binding protein, which encodes MSNNETPDKSTGLHIGEAKPGCGKVDPILVIDNVTKSFGGLTAVTVDHLEIPRGVITALIGPNGAGKTTLFNLLTGFDSPDTGAWSFLGTSLAGVPSFKVAQMGQVRTFQLTKALSLLTVMENMKLGAKNQKGESLLRSLVPALWRKQDAEIELKARKLLERFKLDGKEKDFAASLSGGQRKLLEMARALMTDPVLVMLDEPMAGVNPALTQSLLDHVLNLKKEGMTVLFVEHDMHMVRHIADWVVVMAEGKVVAEGPPESVMREQAVIDAYLGAHQDTDLGVVTGRINIITEEDEK